A genome region from Deinococcus arcticus includes the following:
- a CDS encoding deaminase — translation MFISRNALLAASWNREGHTLYVTHEPCAACARLIVNSRRISRVLYEINYRETVRVGAGLPSGEAILRAAGIEVQSAGTAP, via the coding sequence TTGTTCATCTCTCGTAATGCCCTGCTGGCCGCCAGCTGGAACCGCGAGGGCCATACCCTATATGTCACCCACGAACCCTGCGCCGCCTGTGCTCGCCTGATTGTCAATTCCCGCCGGATCAGCCGCGTCCTGTATGAAATCAATTACCGCGAGACGGTGCGGGTGGGGGCTGGCCTCCCTAGCGGCGAGGCCATTCTGCGGGCGGCGGGCATTGAGGTGCAGTCCGCCGGGACGGCACCGTGA
- a CDS encoding deaminase, with product MTTKKQQEWDRTYLQTAQLFASHSHDPALKVGAVVVDQANGSIISIGINGRGRGRPNVRLSDEPGKSGCAHAEMNALARASWQGEKSYTLYVTHSPCAVCAALILNVPIKRVVYGTAYRDNTGINELVEGGVEVVHLS from the coding sequence ATGACGACCAAGAAACAGCAGGAGTGGGACAGAACTTACCTGCAGACCGCGCAGTTGTTCGCCAGTCATTCTCATGATCCCGCGCTCAAAGTCGGCGCTGTGGTGGTTGACCAGGCAAACGGCTCCATCATTTCTATCGGCATCAACGGGCGTGGGCGTGGCCGGCCCAATGTACGGCTTTCAGATGAGCCAGGAAAATCAGGATGCGCACACGCTGAAATGAATGCGCTGGCGCGCGCATCCTGGCAAGGTGAAAAGTCGTACACCCTTTACGTCACCCACTCACCCTGCGCGGTGTGCGCCGCCTTGATTTTGAATGTCCCGATCAAACGGGTGGTCTATGGCACGGCCTACCGTGACAACACAGGAATCAATGAGCTGGTGGAAGGCGGGGTGGAGGTTGTTCATCTCTCGTAA
- a CDS encoding GIY-YIG nuclease family protein — MAKVSGIYAIVHRESGKVYIGSAVDIASRWRLHRKQLQDGTHHAVQLQRAWKKYGPLTFEWRVLEQCATPELLALEQTYLDSTPEAEKYNSSPTARSPLGTKHRPEVVEAMRQRVIAAYADPVFRAKHREAQKRRFADPAQKDVIRKRNSGLYRVTSPAGEVMEVEGMTRFCKERGLSSTRMLALARGHSSKKDFKGWRVEELRPSRSGLGRRTGSLPVLPTNPRGWRNQKAFIARAPDGRTLEGVGLAAFARQTGLSEEGLRNVAARRNAHCGGWVIRWKNDYQGESDLLVPRRGRGKVRRYLLTSPTGEVHRTANLSGFAAQHGLNAPTLVEVARGRRNHHHRWRCIYDDQETAGVGQNLPADRAVVRQSFS; from the coding sequence ATGGCGAAGGTCAGCGGGATTTACGCCATCGTCCACCGGGAAAGTGGGAAAGTTTATATCGGAAGTGCTGTGGATATTGCCAGCCGCTGGAGGCTGCACAGGAAGCAGCTTCAGGATGGCACCCACCACGCCGTCCAGCTGCAAAGAGCCTGGAAAAAATATGGCCCCCTGACTTTTGAGTGGCGCGTGCTGGAGCAGTGCGCTACCCCGGAGCTGCTCGCGCTGGAGCAGACATACCTCGACTCCACGCCTGAGGCCGAGAAATACAACTCCTCTCCTACGGCGCGCAGTCCGCTGGGCACCAAGCACCGGCCGGAAGTGGTCGAGGCGATGCGGCAGCGGGTCATCGCGGCCTATGCCGACCCCGTCTTCAGGGCCAAACACCGCGAGGCCCAAAAGCGGCGCTTTGCCGATCCCGCCCAGAAAGACGTCATTCGAAAGCGCAACAGCGGCTTGTACCGCGTGACTTCGCCAGCCGGCGAGGTGATGGAAGTGGAGGGCATGACGCGCTTTTGCAAAGAGCGGGGTCTGTCTTCTACTCGAATGCTGGCTCTCGCCCGTGGTCACAGCAGCAAGAAAGACTTCAAAGGGTGGAGGGTGGAAGAGCTCCGACCGTCGCGTTCTGGTCTGGGCCGCCGCACCGGAAGCCTGCCCGTCCTGCCCACCAATCCCAGGGGGTGGCGCAATCAGAAAGCTTTTATCGCCCGCGCGCCGGATGGAAGGACCCTTGAGGGTGTGGGCCTCGCCGCCTTCGCCCGGCAGACGGGGTTGAGCGAAGAAGGGCTGCGCAACGTCGCCGCCCGCCGAAATGCCCACTGCGGGGGTTGGGTGATCCGCTGGAAGAATGATTATCAGGGCGAATCCGACCTGCTGGTTCCCAGGCGTGGCCGGGGCAAGGTCAGGCGCTACCTTCTGACGAGTCCAACGGGCGAGGTCCACCGCACAGCCAACCTTTCGGGGTTCGCCGCGCAGCACGGTCTGAACGCACCCACCCTTGTCGAAGTGGCCAGGGGCAGGAGAAATCATCATCACCGCTGGAGGTGTATCTATGACGACCAAGAAACAGCAGGAGTGGGACAGAACTTACCTGCAGACCGCGCAGTTGTTCGCCAGTCATTCTCATGA
- a CDS encoding NUMOD3 domain-containing DNA-binding protein: protein MSGGIYEIRNTVNGKYYIGRAECFRMRFNQHRYKLGHGRHHRLYLRRAWTKYGEEAFEFVAVAECDLEAAIQLETARLQSGDERPYNVSRFSGGGDLVSQHPEREQILARRSEGARRRMASLTLQERVRLYGRAGEQNGMYGRRHTEASRRQMSETIRRMVKRGVEHPSFGLKRSATTRAKLFKIASARLGQKNPFYGKSHSQATKDKLAAGRCGSQPTNVRAVVADGLQYRSVKDAARHLGIPSALVIYRIKSPKYAYSYAATAPQGQAEQSAS, encoded by the coding sequence ATGAGCGGTGGAATCTACGAGATTCGAAATACAGTAAACGGCAAATACTACATTGGACGTGCAGAATGCTTTCGAATGCGTTTCAATCAGCATCGTTACAAACTCGGACATGGACGCCATCATCGCCTCTATCTCCGACGCGCCTGGACCAAATATGGTGAGGAGGCATTCGAGTTTGTCGCGGTGGCCGAATGTGATCTTGAAGCAGCAATTCAACTTGAAACCGCGCGGCTGCAAAGTGGTGACGAGCGGCCGTATAACGTGAGCCGCTTCTCAGGTGGCGGCGACCTGGTCTCGCAGCATCCTGAGCGTGAGCAGATCCTTGCCCGCCGAAGCGAAGGGGCGCGGCGCCGGATGGCCAGCCTGACCCTCCAGGAACGTGTGCGCCTGTATGGCCGGGCTGGAGAACAGAACGGGATGTATGGCCGCCGACATACAGAAGCGTCACGGCGGCAGATGTCCGAAACCATACGGCGCATGGTCAAGCGCGGCGTGGAGCATCCCAGCTTTGGGCTCAAGCGTTCCGCCACAACACGGGCGAAACTCTTCAAGATCGCCTCAGCACGGCTTGGGCAGAAGAATCCTTTCTATGGCAAAAGTCACAGCCAGGCCACCAAGGACAAGCTGGCAGCAGGCCGATGTGGCAGCCAACCAACGAACGTTCGGGCCGTTGTGGCAGACGGCCTGCAGTACCGCTCAGTCAAGGACGCGGCTCGTCACCTGGGTATTCCGTCTGCTCTGGTGATTTACCGCATTAAATCCCCGAAGTACGCCTACTCCTACGCTGCAACCGCCCCGCAGGGCCAGGCAGAGCAGTCAGCGTCTTGA
- a CDS encoding thymidylate synthase: MRQYLDLLQHVLDSGTPKTDRTGTGTLSVFGHQMRFDLQEGFPLVTTKKVHLKSVIYELLWFLRGDSNVAYLQENGVSIWDEWADTHGELGPVYGVQWRSWPAPDGGHIDQIAQVVQQIKTNPDSRRLIVSAWNVAQIDQMALPPCHALFQFYVADGRLSCQLYQRSVDCGLGLPFNIASYALLTLMVAQVCGLKPGEFIHTSGDAHIYLNHLDQIRLQLAREPHPLPTMWLNPDVKDLFAFRYEDFRLENYVSHSHIKMAVSV; the protein is encoded by the coding sequence ATGCGCCAGTATCTCGACCTGCTGCAACACGTGCTGGACTCTGGCACCCCCAAAACCGACCGCACCGGCACCGGCACCCTTTCCGTGTTTGGCCACCAGATGCGCTTTGACCTGCAGGAAGGCTTTCCGCTGGTCACCACAAAAAAGGTGCACCTGAAAAGCGTGATTTACGAGCTGCTGTGGTTCCTGAGGGGCGACTCGAACGTGGCCTATTTGCAAGAGAACGGCGTGAGCATCTGGGACGAGTGGGCCGACACGCACGGCGAACTGGGGCCCGTCTACGGGGTGCAATGGAGAAGCTGGCCTGCACCAGACGGGGGCCACATTGACCAGATTGCTCAGGTGGTGCAGCAGATCAAAACCAATCCCGACTCCCGCCGCCTCATCGTCTCAGCCTGGAACGTGGCGCAGATTGACCAGATGGCGCTGCCCCCCTGCCACGCTCTGTTTCAGTTCTATGTGGCGGACGGCCGCCTGAGCTGCCAGCTGTACCAGAGATCTGTTGATTGCGGACTTGGTTTGCCCTTCAACATCGCGTCCTACGCGCTGCTGACCCTGATGGTTGCTCAGGTCTGCGGGCTGAAACCCGGCGAATTTATCCACACTTCCGGCGACGCGCACATCTATCTCAATCACTTGGACCAGATTCGGCTTCAGCTGGCAAGAGAACCCCACCCACTGCCGACGATGTGGCTGAATCCAGACGTCAAAGACCTGTTTGCATTTCGCTATGAGGACTTCCGCCTAGAGAACTACGTCTCGCACTCACATATCAAGATGGCGGTTTCTGTTTAA
- the fumC gene encoding class II fumarate hydratase, with the protein MTTYRKESDTMGTLDVDASRYWGAQTERSIHNFPIGRDTFVWGRPIIRALGILKKGAAQANAELGELPREVADLIVQAADEVIAGRLDEHFPLVVFQTGSGTQSNMNANEVISNRAIEIAGGEMGSKKPVHPNDHVNRGQSSNDTFPTAMHIAVVLELNERLYGAVGQLRATLDAKAREHAGLVKVGRTHLQDATPITLGQEIGGWVAQLDYALAEVKHAEQGLYDLAIGGTAVGTGLNAHPQFGDLAAQKYREETGYPFRSAENKFAALSAHDALVQTSAALRTLSGALMKMANDVRWLASGPRNGIGEITIPENEPGSSIMPGKVNPTQSEALTMVATRVFGNDATVAFAGSQGNFQLNVFKPVMVHAVLESIRLIADASLAFNDNCAVGIEPNLEKIEHNLGINLMQVTALNKHIGYDKAAAIAKKAHKDGSSLKEAALALGYVTEDEFTQWVVPLDMTHS; encoded by the coding sequence ATGACGACCTACCGCAAAGAGTCGGACACCATGGGCACGCTGGATGTGGACGCCAGCCGCTACTGGGGCGCGCAGACCGAGCGCTCCATTCACAATTTCCCCATTGGCCGCGACACGTTTGTCTGGGGCCGCCCGATCATCCGGGCCCTGGGCATTCTGAAAAAGGGCGCCGCGCAGGCCAATGCCGAGCTGGGCGAACTGCCGCGCGAGGTGGCCGATCTGATCGTGCAGGCGGCCGATGAGGTAATTGCGGGCCGCTTGGACGAGCACTTTCCCCTGGTGGTGTTCCAGACGGGCAGCGGCACCCAGAGCAACATGAACGCCAACGAGGTGATTTCCAACCGCGCCATTGAAATTGCGGGCGGCGAGATGGGCAGCAAAAAGCCTGTGCACCCCAACGACCACGTGAACCGGGGCCAGAGCAGCAACGACACCTTTCCCACCGCCATGCACATTGCCGTGGTACTGGAACTGAATGAGCGGCTGTACGGCGCCGTGGGCCAGCTGCGGGCCACGCTGGACGCCAAGGCCAGGGAGCACGCCGGGCTGGTGAAGGTGGGCCGCACCCACCTGCAGGACGCCACGCCCATCACCCTGGGCCAGGAAATCGGCGGCTGGGTGGCGCAGCTGGACTACGCGCTGGCGGAAGTGAAACACGCCGAGCAGGGCCTGTACGACCTCGCCATCGGCGGCACGGCGGTGGGCACCGGCCTGAACGCGCACCCGCAGTTCGGGGACCTTGCGGCGCAGAAGTACCGTGAGGAAACCGGTTACCCCTTCCGCAGCGCCGAGAACAAGTTCGCGGCCCTCTCGGCCCACGACGCCCTGGTGCAGACCAGCGCGGCCCTGCGCACCCTGAGCGGCGCCCTGATGAAGATGGCCAACGACGTGCGCTGGCTGGCCAGTGGGCCGCGCAACGGCATTGGCGAGATCACCATTCCGGAAAACGAGCCCGGCAGCTCCATCATGCCCGGCAAGGTGAACCCCACGCAGAGCGAGGCCCTGACCATGGTGGCCACCCGCGTGTTCGGCAACGACGCCACCGTGGCCTTTGCCGGCTCGCAGGGCAACTTTCAGCTGAACGTGTTCAAGCCCGTGATGGTACACGCGGTGCTGGAAAGCATTCGCCTGATTGCCGACGCCAGCCTCGCCTTCAACGACAACTGCGCCGTGGGCATTGAACCCAACCTTGAGAAGATCGAGCACAACCTGGGCATCAACCTGATGCAGGTGACGGCGCTGAACAAGCACATCGGCTACGACAAGGCCGCCGCCATTGCCAAGAAGGCGCACAAGGACGGCAGCAGCCTGAAAGAGGCCGCGCTGGCCCTGGGGTACGTGACCGAAGACGAGTTCACGCAGTGGGTCGTGCCGCTGGACATGACGCACAGCTGA